TGATGAACAGGTTCTTGCCCAGGACCTCCTTGTCCACCCCGAACGAGTTCATTATGTCCAGGAGGTCCGAGGGCAGGAGGTCCACGGTCACGAACAGCACCATGTTGTTCGCCTCCATCCAGTCCTTGGCGATGCTCACCGCGAACTCCAGCATCCCGATGCCGGGGCTGCCGATCATCAGCATGGAGGAGTGGTCGGGGAAGGTGGCCTTTAGCATGCTCTCACCTCAGAGGATAGGAGTAAGGGATACACTGCCTCCCACCTCCTTCTGGTCGAAATTCAGAGCATAGCACTCAGTGAACGGTTCCTCCCCGTATAGCAGGACCGTCCCGCCTATGCGGTCTATCTTCAAGCGGGTGGTGGCCAGGTCCTCCAATCTGGAGGTGGAGGCGCTTGAGGTGGGCGCCAAGGCCACGAAGATGCCCTGGTTCCTGCGGACCAAGGCCAGGAAGTCCATGAGCTGGTCGCAGATGTCGTTTCCGTAGAGAGAGTGCATGGTGTCGAAGCCCATGACCGTAAGCAGAGGTTTCTTCGATGTGGCGAGAGAGAACTCGATGTTCTGCCACTTGAAATCGAAAGAGGCGCTGGCACCCTCTATGGGCAGCACGTAGGAGGCACCGACCGAGGTGATCTGGTCGGCCTTCTCGGGTATGCGCACGAGATGATCGAACTCCTCCGCCTGTATCGACTGAGCGATCCTGGCCCGCACGATGTCCGCAGAGGCCTTGCGCATGGGTACCCACAATACTCCCCGGCCCAAGGCGATGAAGTTCGTCACCAGTGAGGACTCCAGGGCGTTGCTCACCGTCGTCGGGACCCCCTGTCCCAGCTCTATGAGGGTGATGGACCCGCGCTCCAGCCCCCCGGTCAGTGTGGCGTCAAGATCCTTGATGCCACAGGAGACACGATCATTGATATCCGGTATGGACCTCCATGGCGTCTTGGGTATCTGTGATTCCAGGAGCCTCTGGTAGCCGAAGGTCTGTATGCGGCCCTTGTCAAGGGTGAATATGTATTTGGGTTGCTGTATCTCGCAACCTCTGAGCTTTAGGATCTCCAGTTCCCGGATGCGCCGGCGATTGAACTCGTTGCGGGAGAAGTTCACAACCCCGTCGCCGAGGTAGTCCAGGTCCATATTGCTGCTCTCCAGGACGAAGAGGACGTTGGATCCATAGCCTTCCACGATATCACATTGGATGGTGGACAGGAGCTTGGAGCAGGAGATATTGTACTTCTCGGCCAGGGCGTCTATGGAGTCGATGACCACCAGGCTCTTCTCTGGCAGGTGTCTCTCGATGCCCTGGTAAAGGCCTTCGAGCTCTCCCAGGTCCTTGCCGATGGAGATGGACAACCCCCCTCCCTTCGCTACCTCCAAGGGAACGCTCTTGATGCCCTTGAGGTTGCTGAGGCCGAGCCGCCTCGCCGCGGGCGGAGTGCTCTGTTGAACGTTGGAGAAGCTGTCGCTGCGCTCGATACCTTCCATCTTGTCCTTGAGCCAACCGAACTGGGTCAGCAGGCTCATGTCCGAGACCCGGGTGGAGTGATAGAAGCTCTTCTCTATCGCCGACAGCTCCTCTATGGTCTGCAGTGCAAATGTGGTCTTACCGGTACCGGCATTGCCCCTGACGATGAGGGAGTGACCACCTGGATTGGTGAAGAACTGGTAAACCTCTATCGGTATCTTGATCTTGGGTTCCTTCCCCATTCAACTGACCTCTGTCGAATACTATAAGAGATTAAAATAAAATAATTAAGATTTTGTTTAAATGTTTGCTGCCGATTACTATCGCTGATAATGTGCGACCTCGACGGGCATGATTCTCATCTGGACTATGCGACCAAAAAGTTATAAGAAGGGAGAGCCGAATCGACCAGGGGAGGCAGAGGCTTTGAAGGCGGTAGTGTTGGCTGCGGGAGAAGGGACACGGTTGCGACCTTTCACCACATCGAGGCCGAAAGGCATGATACCGGTGGGGAACCGTCCTATCCTGGAATACATCGTGGAGGCCTTGGTCCAGAACGGGGTCAAGGACATAATCATGGTCGTTGGCTACCGCGAGGACACCATCCTCTCGCATTTCGAGAACGGTCGCCGCTTCGGTGCCAGGATCGAGTATGTCGAGCAGGAGAAGCAACTGGGAACCTCCCACGCCCTGGCACTGGCGTCCAAGTTACTGAGCAACGAAGGTTTCCTCGTGGTCGCGGGGGACAACCTCATCGACTCCCGCCTGATCGGCGACCTCTTGGAGAAGAGGGAGGGGACTTCCATGGTGGTCACCCAGAGCGAGATCCCATCCAAGTATGGGGTGGTGATGCTCGACAAGGGAAAGGTCGCCAGTATCGTGGAGAAGCCGGAGTCCCGTGTGGGGAACATCATCAACACCGGCGTCTACTACTTCGAGAGCAAAGTCCTCCGATATTTCCAGGACAGGGAGCCTTCGGTGGAGCTGGGGATCACTCAGACACTATCTCCTATCGCCCAGGAGCTGGGGATCACTCCTATCAAGACCGCGGGCAAGTGGATCGATGCCGTATACCCCTGGGACCTTCTCAGGGTCAATTCCGTGGCCCTGGAGTTCCACGGCCAAGGGATAAACGGGACCATCGAGAACGGGGTGACCATAAAGGGACCGGTCTCCATAGGCACTGGGACCAGGA
Above is a window of Methanomassiliicoccus sp. DNA encoding:
- a CDS encoding NTP transferase domain-containing protein, with protein sequence MKAVVLAAGEGTRLRPFTTSRPKGMIPVGNRPILEYIVEALVQNGVKDIIMVVGYREDTILSHFENGRRFGARIEYVEQEKQLGTSHALALASKLLSNEGFLVVAGDNLIDSRLIGDLLEKREGTSMVVTQSEIPSKYGVVMLDKGKVASIVEKPESRVGNIINTGVYYFESKVLRYFQDREPSVELGITQTLSPIAQELGITPIKTAGKWIDAVYPWDLLRVNSVALEFHGQGINGTIENGVTIKGPVSIGTGTRIRSGCYIEGPVAIGEGCDIGPNVVIMPSTSIGNGTIIEPMSYLNNCLIMSSVRVGSHSHLSHAVLDDGVRAKAGLMAPVGVSYSRVDRELFKLTDVGALVGQDTLIGSRVVISSGSVIGAACRIEDGVKVSGNLENRSVVV